Sequence from the Phragmites australis chromosome 11, lpPhrAust1.1, whole genome shotgun sequence genome:
GGCATGTCACATATGAAGCCTTCCATGCTGATTTTTCTAGGCAGTAGGAAATGTGGAAGACAACTTCTATTCCTGAACTCTTCAAGTTTCCTTTGATTTTCTCTACCTGCATTGCCTAAAAAAATACCTAAAAATATTGCTCCAAGTGAATCCTCCCATGTTTGTTGGGAGATTCTTGTGGGATCTTATATAAACTTTTATCTCTTCTAGAACTACAGAAGGGAATACTTGCTAGGAGACTCTTACTACTATCTGGCAATATTTAGTACATGACAGATGCTATTATATATGTGATAACAGAAGATGATATTAAAGATTAATTATATACATTTAATATCCATGCTGATTTTCAGGGGCTTCTGTTATGAAAATGGCTTGTATGTCAGAAAAGATGTTccctttttattaaaaaaaaggaaaattggcaTGTGTACTTGTAAGGTACCTCCTGAAATTTCAAAGTTTACATGTACATTATCTCTTGAAATTCGATTCTGAATGTTGTAGCATGAGTCGACGCCCAGCCGCCTCCTGAAAACTGGCATGATCCTCCTTGCCGCCCAGGCCCGACTGAGGAGTTGCCGCGCGCGAGTTCTTGCTGATGGTGTTGCCACGTCGGGCCGCCTCACCGATGTGCAGTGCATCATCATGCCCTCGTGGCATCTAGATGGAGATGGGAGCAGGATGATTTCATCTGGAAGGAGGAGGGGAATAGGGGCCGAGACTAGGGAGAAGAAGCATGAGCGTACCAGGAGAGGCTAGGAAGGTGCAGTGCGCCAAGGATATTTTCTGATCTTTCGGTTTCGAGACATATTTCATCGTGGTTCCTTTGATCCAAATTGATCTCATCTGGTTTGATTCCTTGTGCTGCAGAACTTTCCCCTTGTCAATTCATTGTGTGAGAAAGATATGCAGGGGGAAGACAatgcaagaagaagaggaaaggcAAGGCTGGCAAGCCGGCCATGACAAGAAGAAGCCATGTCGGTCGCACGCCATCTGGTTGAAGGGCCAGTGAAATGAAGTGAGAGATTAACAGAATCCAACCAACccgatcccccccccccttttggGCTTGCCTGATAGGGGTTTGACGAATTGGGAATCATAACGGGGTGCATGCTAAATCATATTTAAGTGTTTAACGCAAATAATAATACATGATGTGCCCTTCTTTGGAACAAGGGTTTGAACTCCTAAAATTCTATGGAATAGCTCAATTCATACGATTGTTTTAGCAACATTAGGGTGAGGAAGGATCTCATGCCTTTGTGTTTTGTATGACCATTCTCCATTTTTCTCTGTGTTAAAGTCCTGCAGATTGCATGTAATACATTCAATCTTCGCCACATCAGTTAAAAGAATAATAACATTTTTCTTGACAATACATAATCTCCAATATGTAACTTTCATCGAGTTTCATGTACTATGATGGTAAAGATACAAATACAAGTAGTTTTGCATGTACCAACAGTGAACGTTAaacctcataaaaaaaatcaagaaattgACCACTCAAATTCTAAATTGTCATAGATTTATGAACCTATGGAGTCAAACATTCCAAATTACAATCGGACTATTGCAACAATTCATTTCTAGTTTTGAACTATTAGAACACACGCCCAGTGCTCTAGGGAAAAGAGTTTAGCGCCCCATTTTCAGCAATACACAATTGAAATTTCTTCTTGATTCAGACAATAGCACCACAGTGCGAACAGATTATCAGAGCCACAAACTTGGCTAGAGGACAGAGTCACGGAGCCATGCCCTTCATTCACACAATTATAAGGTTACTCTTTGCAGTCTGAAAGCTTCCTCCATCGCAAAGGGCATAGATAACAAGCAAATATAAAATCCCAAGCAAGCGTGATAAGCATGTTTTAagcatctccaacagctacacCATTCCACCCGTCATCCGTTCCACACACCAAAATGCTAAAAAATACATCTCTAATAGCCCCTCCATTAGACCCACCATTTTAACGTGCGCTCCATCCTCGGCCTCCCGCATGCCAAATGTGGCGTGCCTCTCTCCTCACGTCATTTTCCACCTGTCTTCTCCCTCGTGCGCTTGTGACATCATCCAGAGCAACGGCGACGATGAACCACCAGCGCAGATCGACAACGATGAAGCTCGTCGACATCCCTCCTCATGCTCCCCGCCCTCTGCCTCCAGCTCCACCTTGGCCACGCTTTTCTGTGCCGCTGCTTTTCGCCACTAAACGTTTCAACGGTGCGGGTGGGTGGCGGCGTCGGCCATGGTGGCCTCGCCCAGCTTTGTGCTCAACGAGCACACCTTCAAGTGGCTCACCTAGCTCCATGCTCAGCGAGCACGCCTTCAAGTAGCTCCAGGTCGAGAGCGACGATGAGAACGAGGAGGGAGCAACGACAATGAGGGGGTTGAGGTGGTAGCGAGGGAGGGGTTCCAGGGGGACGAGGAGGAGCTCGCCATTTCCAAGCTCGGCCTGCTCGACGAGCTCATTGCCATATTGGAGAAGCGTGGAATTTGGCTCATGGATGTCGATTTCAAGCCTgatttagggggggggggggggcgaggaaGGTGATGCGTTGATTTGTTCGAATCTAAATGGAACTTGGACGATTTAGCTCAATTTTGATGGAATCAAACATAGGGAGCGACAGATGGACTAGAGCAGCGAAAGGGGATAgtttgaggagagagagataagTGGTGGGATCtagttatagaatactattaTAAAATGAGAGAATATAAAGAGTGAAACATGAATGTGTTATTAGAGTGGTGAAATAATATAAAGAAGGAATCTTTATAGATGATAATACATAAGATAATTTAGAGGATTAAATATTAATGTACTATTAGAGTTGCTTTTATAgctttatcctttttaaaaGAAAACAGTAGTATAACTCGTAGACGTGCACACACTTACACCACACATTTGCTTTGATACTACCTTCTAAAACCATCTAATGTAAAATTTCCTTTGCACCTTCACATGATCGCATCCTACAATTGACAGCACAATCATGCATTCTTTTCTCTGTCATATCATCCAACACTAACACAGTTCAAGGCGAGTTCTTCCCCATGCACATCCAACAAGCAGCAAGCTTTATACGGGCATCAAGCACAGATCAGTTTGAAAACAGTAGGAAAAGTTCAGTAGGAAAAGCTTTATACGGGCATCAAGCACAGATGACAATGTGAAACTTTTGGGGGTGCCGAAACAGTTGAAGCAACATCTGCGTACAAGGTGTTCGTCAAAATGGCACAACCACACGCGCCACGAAACAGCCGATTCCCGCTATCCGCGTCTCAGTCGCTGAGCACGACGGCCGGGTCCTTGGACGGCGCGAGGTTGGCACCGCCCTCGAGGCGGTCGTCGCCGGAGTCGTCCGTCGCGGTGACGGTGGCGGAGGAGTCCATGGCCTCCTGGGCGCGGTCGAGGTAGGGCTTGAACCCGATGCGGAAGGAGAGGTAGCCGAAAGCCACGGCGCCCAACACCACCAGCCCTGACCGCATTGCGTTCTGCCGCGCCCGCCCCCCGCCTCCGCTCATCGCCGCGACGCCGCCTACGAAGAAGAAAGGACTCGCGTGGAACGGTGGATCCCTCACTCTGCGCTCTGCGGAGTCTGGAGCGTGCGAGTCTGTGGGGGTGGGGTTCCTACCTACCGACGCGATGGCAGTTCGCCATCTGTTTTCGCTTGCTGGCGCACGGTCGCACCAAAAGCCAGGTCCGTTTTGCAGAGAGACCGAGCTGCTTCTCCGGTGGTCGATACGGATGCAGCACTGAAATGGGTGTGGGATGATGTCGCCTGCGCCGTGAGCCCGTGACGCGCCAGTGGGAATCAAACAAAAAGCGGGACaaaaaaaatggaaagaaaAACTGTTGCTGCCCAGGATCGAACTGGAGACCTTCAGTGTGTAAGACTGACGTGAtaaccactacaccacagcAACTCGGGTGTTCAGATCTACAACATATTATAATTGACCCATATAGAGATGCCAAGTGCTTTGTTATTTCCGTCATTTTATATCCGATTAGTAAGCATATAGTTCTTGATATGTAGAAACTGAGATACATGCAATACCTTTGTGTGGATTAGATGTTCTGTTTTTCTTTGCTTTGGAGCGAATGATAACATGCTCATGTATTGACCCAGTAGACACTTCAATTGATTAAGCGATATGACCTCATGTGGTAAAATATACTTTACCTACCTGTCTTGCATAATCGTTCTCTTTGTTAGTGCTAATTCCATACCCAAATTCTTATCTACCAATCCCCGCACTTTGTCATGGCATTAAAACCAGCACAACAAAACATGTCGTCTTATTTGTGAGTGAAGAACTTGATTCCAAATAGGATACTGCAGTACCTAAGGTAAATAGAGTCTAGAGAGATAAAATTAACAAGGCACAGGAACTTGGAAGCCTAGGAGTGCCGCCAACTCCAATAGTTCTCGAATGGAAGCAAATCTGGCTACAACATTCATTTAACCTTACTATAACATTTTTAGTGAGATGTAACCATCGTTCAACGGGGAAATATTTAGTTCAAATAAGTAAATGAGTGCAAACAGTAAATGTCGTCTGTCCAATCACTATCCGAAGACTACGGTTGATCCCATCATCCCATAAGTGGAAAGGCTATTTCGTGATATTTTGTGATCGCATAGGGGATTTTTCAAATCAACACTTCCACTAGTAGGATGGTGAGATCAACTGCATCATTCGAATAAGAATTGAGCGGATGTCATTCGTTGTTTGTACGTTTGCACCCATTTACTTGTTTGCACCAAAGAtttcccctcattcaccattATACAAAATCAAGATGTTCGTTCCGATATGTTGAAGATCACGTGTAATTCTACAATAGAATTGCATCTTCTGTACATCTAATAGACAAGTTCTGACAGATCCGAACGATCCCCTATATTTTTACCTCTTAATTGTTTGAAAACCTCCAATCAATTTGAAAACTGCAATTAATAGGCGTTCTCGGTATTAAAAAGTATTGATACATTATTATTTCATTCCATCTATGTCCAATTAATTATCCCTCAATTTGCTCGCCACATAAATTGCATGTGAAATTTTTTGATGCAAAACAAGTAAATATGTGCAAACATACAAATAATGAATATGGTCTGTCCGATCCATATCAGAGGGTTACGATTGATCTCACCATTACTCTAGTGAAAGGGGTTGATTTGCAGAAAACCCTCGTGCGGTTATGAAACATCACGAAATAACCCATTCACTGGTGAGATGATAGAATCAACCACAACCTTCGGATGAGAATCAGATGAGCGTCATTCATTATTTGTATGCTTGCACCTATTTGCTAGTTTGCACCAAAGATTTTCTCAATTTGCACATATCAAAATCATTAAGTTGCTCGTTATAATCCTATGCGCACATTTCCTTAAAAAAACAGAGATCGCACATTCATTTTCCAACCACAATCCCCTAGACGTCGTCAGTTTTCGTCTCCACCTTTCCTGTAAAATTTTTTAACCTCCTTCGTAATATTATTAATTCCATGTGTGATTACTAAATAGCATAGCCACTAAAAAACCATACGGTAACATCCCCAAATCCCTAAAAATCAAGAattcataaaaagaaaaatcttattTCTCTCCGGGCCAACTCattcccccctctctctcttgggCCGATCTCTCTTGCGGCCCATCCCTTTTCTCCCGCcatcattttctctctctcgcacCAGCTCCCTCCGGTCAGCTTCTCCCTTTCCctctctcccagcctagcccaACGCGCATTTGTCTTCCTCACGCGCGCACAGCACCCCCACCCCTACCTTGTCTCCTTCCTCGCgcgagaaggaggagaaggagttTTCTTGGAGTGTGAGTAGGCAAGATGTGCTCGTTGGCAGTATGCCGTGGATTGTTGTAGACGAAGTGTGCAGTAATATTAAAAATTGGGCCCTCATGACCTTTCACCTCTATCGAATCCCTCTGGTTAATAATGATATTTTTCACAAAACTCGtcttaagaaaataaaatcttgCATGTGAAAACTTGACATTTCTGCAAAGTTAAACTTATAG
This genomic interval carries:
- the LOC133885211 gene encoding uncharacterized protein LOC133885211, with the protein product MSGGGGRARQNAMRSGLVVLGAVAFGYLSFRIGFKPYLDRAQEAMDSSATVTATDDSGDDRLEGGANLAPSKDPAVVLSD